In Physeter macrocephalus isolate SW-GA chromosome 2, ASM283717v5, whole genome shotgun sequence, a single window of DNA contains:
- the LOC102974154 gene encoding 28S ribosomal protein S33, mitochondrial-like, translating to MSSVSEYAFHMGHLSAQLFGEVARPTDSKSMKVVKPFSEKPLANRKETYDWYLNHNTYFALMGALYFLGLYRDEHQDFKDEQLHLKKICGKQKPRKGEGNRTAKKK from the coding sequence atgtcttcAGTTTCAGAATATGCCTTTCACATGGGTCATCTGAGTGCCCAGTTGTTTGGTGAAGTTGCCAGACCTACTGATTCCAAATCCATGAAAGTGGTGAAGCCGTTTAGTGAGAAGCCTTTGGCCAATAGGAAGGAGACTTATGACTGGTATCTAAATCACAACACTTATTTTGCACTCATGGGAGCACTATATTTTCTTGGCCTCTACAGAGACGAGCATCAGGACTTTAAGGATGAGCAGCTGCATCTGAAGAAGATTTGTGGAAAGCAGAAaccaaggaaaggagaagggaataGAACAGCGAAAAAGAAATAG